The following are encoded together in the Pararhizobium qamdonense genome:
- a CDS encoding ring-cleaving dioxygenase — protein MIKDIKGLHHITSMASGARENNAFFTDTLGLRRVKKTVNFDDPNVYHLYYGDETGTPGSVMTSFPFPNMMRARPGVGEVSETQFSVPKGALSFWQDRLTSKGVGNVRSGTVFGAGSLMFQGPDGEGFALIEADDVRQGWTGSGIPGSAAIRGFSGAKFSLHEAAATAELLGFMGYERAETDGNVTRFIIPGGNGADTIDLQALSGTPHARQGAGSVHHIAFAVENREKQLEVRKALMDTGYQVTPVIDRDYFWAIYFRTPGGVLFEIATNEPGFDRDEDTAHLGEVLKLPARYEPYRDQIEAGLQPLAA, from the coding sequence ATGATCAAGGATATCAAGGGGCTGCATCACATCACGTCGATGGCATCCGGCGCGCGGGAGAATAACGCTTTCTTCACGGACACGCTTGGCCTGCGCCGTGTGAAGAAGACCGTCAATTTCGACGATCCCAATGTCTATCATCTCTATTACGGCGACGAGACCGGCACCCCCGGTAGCGTCATGACCTCTTTTCCGTTTCCGAATATGATGCGCGCACGCCCTGGCGTCGGCGAAGTCAGCGAAACGCAGTTTTCCGTTCCAAAGGGCGCCCTCTCCTTCTGGCAGGATCGCCTGACATCAAAGGGCGTAGGCAATGTCCGGAGTGGAACGGTGTTCGGCGCCGGCAGCCTCATGTTCCAGGGACCGGACGGCGAAGGTTTTGCCCTGATCGAAGCCGACGATGTCCGCCAAGGCTGGACTGGCTCCGGTATCCCCGGCAGTGCGGCTATCCGTGGATTTTCAGGCGCGAAGTTTAGCCTGCATGAGGCCGCTGCAACGGCCGAACTTCTCGGCTTCATGGGTTACGAGCGGGCTGAGACGGACGGGAATGTGACCCGCTTCATCATTCCCGGCGGCAATGGCGCCGATACGATCGATCTTCAGGCGCTGTCCGGGACGCCCCATGCCCGGCAGGGTGCCGGTTCGGTTCATCACATCGCTTTTGCGGTCGAAAATCGTGAAAAGCAACTCGAAGTCCGCAAGGCTTTGATGGATACGGGCTATCAGGTCACGCCGGTCATCGACCGCGATTATTTCTGGGCGATCTATTTTCGCACGCCCGGCGGCGTGCTGTTCGAGATTGCCACCAACGAGCCCGGTTTCGACCGCGACGAGGATACGGCGCATCTCGGCGAGGTTTTGAAGCTGCCGGCCCGGTACGAGCCGTACCGCGATCAAATCGAAGCCGGTCTGCAGCCACTGGCGGCCTAA
- a CDS encoding hydrolase: MSDKLQVLTPQNSQIIFIDQQPQMAFGVQSIDRQVLKNNVVGLAKAAKIFNIPTTITTVETDSFSGNTFPELLAVVPGNDILERTSMNSWDDQNVRDALAKHAADGRKKIVVAGLWTEVCNTTFALSCMNDTDYEIYMVADASGGTSVDAHKYAMDRMVQAGAVPVTWQQVLLEWQRDWARKETYDAVTSLVKEHSGAYGMGIDYAVTHVHGGTERVSHGKRIGPNPAQ; the protein is encoded by the coding sequence ATGTCTGATAAACTCCAGGTCCTCACCCCGCAGAACAGCCAGATCATCTTCATCGATCAGCAGCCGCAAATGGCCTTCGGTGTCCAGTCGATCGACCGCCAGGTCCTGAAGAACAATGTCGTCGGCCTTGCCAAGGCGGCCAAAATCTTCAACATTCCGACGACGATCACCACCGTCGAGACAGACAGTTTCTCGGGCAACACTTTCCCGGAACTGCTCGCCGTCGTTCCCGGCAATGACATTCTCGAGCGCACATCGATGAATTCCTGGGACGATCAGAACGTCCGCGATGCGCTTGCCAAGCATGCCGCCGATGGCCGCAAGAAGATCGTCGTCGCTGGTCTCTGGACCGAAGTTTGCAACACGACCTTTGCGCTCTCCTGCATGAACGACACCGACTACGAAATCTACATGGTTGCGGATGCATCCGGCGGCACGTCCGTCGATGCGCATAAATATGCGATGGACCGCATGGTGCAGGCGGGCGCCGTTCCCGTCACCTGGCAGCAGGTCCTGTTGGAATGGCAGCGCGACTGGGCCCGCAAGGAAACCTATGATGCGGTGACCTCCCTGGTGAAGGAACATTCCGGAGCCTATGGCATGGGGATCGACTATGCCGTGACGCATGTGCACGGTGGCACTGAGCGCGTCAGCCATGGCAAGCGGATCGGTCCAAACCCCGCGCAGTAA
- a CDS encoding XapX domain-containing protein: MKLYLLSLGAGLLVGVVYSLLNVRSPAPPVVALVGLLGILVGEQLVPLVKSIWAREPAAMSWLHQVKPHMFGHLPKGGVTIATAASQGDDPVSGKG, encoded by the coding sequence ATGAAACTCTATCTCCTGTCACTTGGCGCCGGTCTGCTGGTGGGTGTGGTCTACAGCCTGCTCAATGTCCGCTCGCCTGCCCCGCCTGTCGTCGCGCTCGTCGGTTTGCTTGGAATTCTCGTGGGCGAGCAGCTGGTGCCGTTGGTCAAAAGCATCTGGGCCCGCGAGCCTGCCGCCATGTCCTGGCTGCATCAGGTCAAGCCGCATATGTTCGGTCATCTCCCCAAAGGTGGGGTGACGATCGCTACGGCGGCTTCCCAGGGTGACGATCCGGTATCGGGGAAAGGCTGA
- a CDS encoding amidohydrolase, which yields MTTRRTFLGAASSLAFANLFSPANAADPFLTGDASMHADIVLHNGLITTLDRANPNATAIAIKDGLFIEVGTDSDVMALAGPETKIVDLKGKRVLPGLIDNHTHVVRGGLNFNMELRWDGVRSLADAMDMLRRQVAITPAPQWVRVVGGFTEHQFAEKRLPTIDEINAIAPDTPVFLLHLYDRALLNGAALRAVGYTKDTPNPPGGEITRDANGNPTGLLLAKPNAGILYSTLSKGPKLPFEYQVNSTRHFMRELNRLGITGVIDAGGGFQNYPDDYAVIQKLSDEDQLTVRLAYNLFTQKPKEEKQDFLNWTQSVKYKQGNDYFRHNGAGEMLVFSAADFEDFRQPRPEMAPEMEGELEEVVRVLAENRWPWRMHATYDETISRSLDVFEKVNKDIPLEGLNWFFDHAETISDRSIDRIAALGGGIATQHRMAYQGEYFVERYGHGVAEATPPIKRMLEKGVNVSAGTDATRVASYNPWVSLSWMVTGKTVGGMQLYPRANCLDRETALRMWTEKVTWFSNEEGKKGRIEKGQFADLVVPDKDFFTCAEDEISFLSSLLTMVGGKIVYGAEDFKALDENDVPPAMPDWSPVRTFGGYAAWGEPQGAGLNSLRRTAISTCGCTSSCNVHGHDHAGAWTAKLPIADLKGFFGALGCACWAV from the coding sequence ATGACGACGCGCCGCACATTCCTGGGCGCGGCATCAAGCCTCGCCTTTGCAAACCTGTTTTCACCGGCCAATGCCGCCGATCCTTTTCTGACCGGAGACGCTTCCATGCACGCCGATATTGTTCTTCATAATGGATTGATCACGACGCTTGATCGCGCCAATCCGAACGCCACCGCGATTGCCATCAAGGATGGATTGTTCATCGAGGTGGGTACGGACAGCGACGTCATGGCGCTGGCCGGGCCGGAGACGAAGATCGTCGATCTCAAGGGCAAGCGCGTGCTGCCGGGATTGATCGACAACCACACCCATGTCGTGCGCGGTGGCCTGAACTTCAACATGGAACTTCGCTGGGATGGCGTGCGCTCGCTTGCCGATGCGATGGATATGCTGCGGCGGCAGGTCGCCATCACACCTGCCCCGCAATGGGTGCGCGTGGTCGGCGGTTTCACCGAACACCAGTTTGCCGAAAAACGTCTGCCGACGATCGACGAGATCAATGCGATTGCGCCAGATACGCCTGTCTTTCTGCTGCATCTGTATGACCGCGCCCTGCTCAATGGTGCTGCCCTTCGCGCTGTCGGCTATACCAAGGACACGCCGAACCCGCCCGGCGGCGAGATCACCCGCGATGCCAATGGCAACCCAACGGGGCTGCTGCTCGCCAAGCCAAATGCCGGCATTCTGTATTCGACGCTGTCCAAGGGGCCGAAGCTGCCGTTCGAATATCAGGTCAATTCCACCCGCCATTTCATGCGGGAGCTGAACCGGCTCGGCATTACCGGCGTGATCGATGCGGGCGGCGGCTTTCAGAACTACCCGGATGATTACGCTGTCATCCAGAAGCTCTCGGACGAAGACCAGCTCACGGTGCGCCTTGCCTATAACCTGTTCACGCAGAAGCCGAAGGAGGAGAAGCAGGACTTTCTCAACTGGACGCAGTCGGTCAAATACAAGCAGGGCAACGATTATTTCCGCCATAATGGCGCTGGCGAAATGCTTGTCTTTTCCGCTGCGGATTTCGAAGACTTCCGTCAGCCGCGGCCCGAGATGGCGCCGGAAATGGAAGGCGAGCTTGAAGAGGTGGTTCGGGTTCTCGCTGAAAACCGCTGGCCGTGGCGCATGCATGCCACCTATGACGAGACCATCAGCCGGTCGCTTGACGTCTTCGAGAAGGTCAACAAGGACATCCCGCTTGAAGGTTTGAACTGGTTCTTCGACCATGCCGAGACGATTTCGGATCGCTCCATCGACCGGATTGCGGCTCTTGGCGGCGGGATCGCGACCCAGCACCGCATGGCCTATCAGGGCGAGTATTTTGTCGAGCGCTATGGCCATGGTGTCGCGGAAGCCACGCCACCGATCAAGCGGATGCTGGAAAAAGGCGTCAATGTCTCGGCCGGTACCGACGCGACCCGTGTGGCCTCCTATAATCCCTGGGTCTCGCTCTCCTGGATGGTCACGGGCAAGACGGTTGGGGGCATGCAGCTTTATCCCCGCGCGAACTGCCTCGACCGCGAGACCGCGCTGCGCATGTGGACGGAAAAGGTCACCTGGTTTTCCAATGAGGAAGGCAAGAAAGGCCGGATCGAAAAGGGCCAGTTCGCCGATCTGGTCGTGCCGGACAAGGACTTTTTCACCTGCGCCGAGGACGAGATTTCGTTTCTGTCCTCGCTGTTGACCATGGTCGGCGGCAAGATCGTCTATGGTGCTGAAGACTTCAAGGCGCTTGACGAAAACGACGTGCCGCCCGCCATGCCGGACTGGTCTCCCGTGCGCACGTTCGGTGGCTATGCGGCCTGGGGCGAGCCGCAAGGCGCGGGCTTGAATTCGTTGCGCCGCACCGCGATCTCGACCTGCGGCTGCACCAGTTCCTGCAACGTCCACGGCCACGACCATGCCGGAGCATGGACAGCGAAGCTGCCGATTGCAGATTTGAAGGGCTTCTTCGGGGCGCTGGGTTGCGCCTGCTGGGCCGTGTGA
- a CDS encoding DoxX family protein yields the protein MIDPLLSIRRQGSLLARILAAPATRVVALLALCAAYIQGPLTKLFDFPGAVAEMEHFGLHPATLFAAGVIAFELTASAMVISGILRWLGALSLAVFTLLATFVALRFWEMPAGMERMMATNAFFEHLGLAGAFVLVAITDLTQGARK from the coding sequence ATGATCGACCCTCTTTTGTCCATCCGCCGCCAGGGCTCGCTTCTAGCCCGTATACTCGCTGCACCGGCAACGCGGGTTGTCGCACTGCTTGCTCTGTGTGCAGCCTATATCCAGGGGCCGCTCACCAAGCTGTTTGATTTTCCAGGGGCGGTTGCCGAGATGGAGCATTTCGGCCTCCATCCGGCAACTCTCTTTGCCGCCGGTGTCATCGCATTCGAACTCACGGCCTCGGCAATGGTTATATCCGGCATCCTGCGCTGGCTGGGCGCGCTTTCTCTCGCCGTCTTCACGCTTCTGGCGACTTTCGTTGCGCTGCGGTTCTGGGAGATGCCCGCCGGCATGGAGCGCATGATGGCAACCAATGCCTTCTTTGAGCATCTTGGCCTGGCTGGTGCCTTCGTCCTGGTTGCCATCACCGACCTCACACAGGGAGCGCGCAAATGA
- a CDS encoding MFS transporter — translation MTAIKSSGGSFAPLRQPVFAVLWAATVLGNTGSFMRDVASSWLMTDLSAAPAAVAMVQAAGTLPIFLLAIPAGVLSDILDRRKFLIAIQLLLASVSISLMALSHFGMLSVSALIGLTFLGGIGAALMGPTWQAIVPELVPREDVKGAVALNSLGINIARSIGPAAGGLLLAAFGAAVTYGADVASYILVIAALVWWPRAKNADDALSENFFGAFRAGLRYTRASKPLHVVLLRAAIFFAFASAVWALLPLVARQLLGGDAGFYGLLLGSVGAGAIGGALVMPRLRQRLDADGLLLGAAVVTALVMAVLSLAPPQWVAIAVLLFLGAAWITALTTLNGAAQAVLPNWVRGRGLAVYLTVFNGAMTAGSLGWGAVAEAAGVPGTLLIGAVGLLIAGLVMHRIKLPSGEADLVASNHWPEPLVAEPVAHDRGPVLILIDYHVEKLNRTKFLHALNDMSSERRRDGAYGWGVTEDSADPEKITEWFMVESWAEHLRQHKRVSHADADLQSKVLAFHTGPEKPLVRHLLTINKPGRAT, via the coding sequence ATGACCGCCATAAAATCGTCAGGCGGCAGTTTTGCGCCGCTTCGTCAGCCAGTATTTGCGGTCCTCTGGGCAGCGACGGTTCTGGGCAATACCGGTAGTTTCATGCGCGACGTCGCCAGTTCCTGGTTGATGACCGACCTTTCGGCAGCCCCTGCGGCCGTCGCGATGGTCCAGGCCGCCGGTACACTGCCGATTTTCCTGTTGGCAATCCCGGCAGGTGTGCTTTCGGACATCCTGGACCGTCGCAAATTTCTGATTGCAATCCAGCTTTTGCTTGCCAGCGTCAGCATCTCGCTGATGGCATTGTCACACTTCGGCATGCTGTCGGTCAGCGCGTTGATCGGGCTGACGTTTCTCGGCGGCATCGGAGCGGCGCTGATGGGGCCGACGTGGCAGGCGATCGTGCCGGAACTGGTGCCGCGCGAGGATGTGAAGGGTGCGGTTGCGCTCAACTCGCTCGGGATCAATATCGCGCGCTCCATCGGTCCGGCGGCTGGGGGCTTGCTGCTCGCCGCATTCGGCGCCGCCGTGACCTATGGTGCAGATGTTGCAAGCTATATTCTTGTCATTGCCGCCCTCGTCTGGTGGCCGCGCGCCAAAAACGCCGATGATGCACTGTCGGAAAACTTCTTCGGCGCATTCCGGGCTGGGCTTCGCTACACCCGCGCCAGCAAGCCTCTGCATGTCGTGCTGTTGCGGGCGGCGATCTTCTTTGCTTTTGCCAGTGCCGTCTGGGCGCTTTTGCCGCTGGTCGCCCGTCAGCTCCTGGGCGGTGATGCAGGCTTCTACGGTCTCCTTCTCGGCTCGGTCGGTGCAGGCGCCATCGGCGGCGCGCTGGTGATGCCGCGTTTGCGCCAGCGCCTTGATGCCGACGGTCTTCTTCTCGGTGCGGCTGTCGTCACGGCTCTGGTCATGGCTGTGCTTTCGCTCGCTCCGCCGCAATGGGTGGCGATCGCCGTCCTTCTTTTCCTCGGGGCTGCATGGATCACCGCCCTTACCACGCTGAATGGTGCGGCACAGGCCGTCCTGCCAAACTGGGTGCGCGGCCGTGGACTGGCCGTCTATCTCACGGTCTTCAACGGCGCGATGACGGCTGGCAGCCTTGGATGGGGTGCGGTCGCGGAAGCGGCGGGTGTTCCCGGCACGCTTCTGATCGGGGCCGTCGGGCTCCTCATCGCCGGTCTTGTCATGCACCGGATCAAGCTTCCGTCCGGTGAGGCCGACCTGGTCGCGTCCAATCATTGGCCGGAACCGCTCGTGGCCGAGCCGGTCGCCCATGACCGCGGCCCCGTGCTTATCCTGATCGACTATCACGTCGAAAAGCTCAACCGTACCAAGTTCCTGCACGCGCTTAACGACATGTCCTCGGAGCGCCGCCGGGACGGGGCCTATGGCTGGGGCGTGACGGAGGATTCGGCCGATCCGGAAAAGATCACAGAATGGTTCATGGTCGAATCCTGGGCCGAGCATCTGCGCCAGCATAAACGTGTCTCGCATGCGGATGCCGACCTGCAGAGCAAGGTTCTGGCTTTTCACACCGGCCCGGAAAAACCGCTCGTTCGGCATCTGCTGACGATCAACAAGCCGGGCAGAGCGACCTGA
- a CDS encoding alpha/beta fold hydrolase, which produces MGFVKTTDGTEIFYKDWGPKDAQPIVFHHGWPLSADDWDAQMLFFLAQGYRVVAHDRRGHGRSAQVSGGHDMDHYAADAFAVVEALDLKNAVHIGHSTGGGEVARYVAKHGEPSGRVAKAVLVSAVPPLMLKTDANPEGLPLEVFDGFRSALAANRAQFFRDVPTGPFYGFNREGAVVHEGVIQNWWRQGMMGAANAHYDGIKAFSETDQTEDLKAISVPTLVLHGEDDQIVPIADAAHKSIKLLKNGTIKTYPGFSHGMLTINADVLNADLLAFIKA; this is translated from the coding sequence ATGGGCTTTGTTAAAACCACAGACGGCACGGAGATCTTCTATAAGGACTGGGGTCCAAAGGACGCGCAGCCGATTGTTTTTCATCATGGCTGGCCGCTCTCGGCCGACGACTGGGATGCGCAGATGCTGTTTTTCCTGGCACAGGGCTATCGTGTCGTCGCCCATGACCGTCGTGGTCACGGACGTTCAGCGCAGGTTTCAGGCGGTCACGATATGGACCACTACGCCGCCGACGCCTTTGCCGTCGTTGAAGCACTCGACCTGAAGAACGCGGTTCATATCGGGCATTCAACGGGTGGCGGTGAAGTGGCCCGCTACGTTGCCAAGCATGGCGAACCGTCTGGCCGTGTCGCCAAGGCTGTGCTTGTTTCCGCCGTGCCGCCCTTGATGCTGAAGACCGATGCCAATCCTGAAGGCCTTCCGTTGGAGGTCTTTGACGGTTTCCGGTCCGCATTGGCCGCCAACCGGGCGCAATTCTTCCGTGATGTGCCTACCGGGCCGTTCTATGGCTTCAACCGTGAAGGCGCTGTGGTGCATGAGGGGGTCATTCAAAATTGGTGGCGTCAGGGCATGATGGGTGCCGCAAACGCCCATTATGACGGCATCAAGGCCTTTTCGGAAACAGACCAGACCGAAGACCTGAAGGCCATCAGCGTGCCGACACTGGTTTTGCATGGGGAAGACGACCAGATCGTGCCGATTGCAGACGCCGCGCATAAATCCATCAAGCTGTTGAAGAACGGCACGATCAAGACCTATCCGGGCTTTTCGCATGGCATGCTCACCATCAATGCTGACGTGCTGAACGCCGATCTCCTCGCTTTCATCAAGGCGTAA
- a CDS encoding helix-turn-helix transcriptional regulator, which produces MIETDVSEALAAGDGIAAGFGIPTARTLVIRPLRDAHLSVVHLDRFYEDGDAPVLLPPDDAFLVMLYLIDVDHCDIWSDRPPAPVKTYAKGSICLISLKNGSAISVQGRFEALAFHIPSAHLAELTEEAGEPQIDNLEICRGIDDQVIRNIGAALMPMFDMPDEVRDMLLPHVGLAFNAHLAHRYGRSPAQSLAPSGRLTSMQEKRIKTYITANLSRPMTIHQIAGASGFHADDLCSGFLAATGQPVLEWISECRVDMAKSFLSKSGEPIAKIAEICGFSDEDIFVEIFEKVAGMAPQEWRSRNRH; this is translated from the coding sequence ATGATCGAGACAGATGTGAGTGAAGCATTGGCGGCTGGCGACGGAATTGCGGCAGGTTTCGGCATCCCAACAGCAAGGACATTGGTGATCCGGCCGCTTCGCGACGCGCATCTCTCCGTCGTGCATCTCGATCGCTTTTACGAAGACGGCGACGCTCCGGTCCTGTTGCCCCCCGATGATGCATTTCTGGTGATGCTGTATTTGATCGACGTGGATCACTGCGACATCTGGTCGGATCGGCCGCCGGCACCCGTGAAGACATATGCCAAGGGCTCGATCTGCCTGATCAGCCTGAAAAACGGCTCTGCAATTTCGGTGCAGGGACGTTTCGAAGCGCTCGCCTTTCATATTCCCAGTGCTCATCTCGCCGAGCTGACAGAGGAGGCGGGCGAGCCGCAGATCGACAATCTTGAAATCTGCCGCGGCATTGACGATCAGGTCATCCGCAACATCGGGGCGGCCCTGATGCCGATGTTCGACATGCCGGACGAGGTGAGGGACATGCTGCTTCCGCATGTCGGGCTGGCATTCAATGCCCATCTTGCGCACCGCTACGGACGGTCTCCAGCCCAGAGCCTTGCGCCGTCCGGCCGGCTGACGTCCATGCAGGAAAAACGCATCAAGACATATATAACCGCCAACCTCTCCAGACCGATGACGATCCATCAGATTGCCGGTGCGAGCGGGTTTCATGCGGACGACCTCTGTTCCGGCTTCCTGGCGGCAACCGGACAGCCGGTGCTCGAATGGATTTCGGAATGCCGCGTGGACATGGCCAAATCCTTTCTCAGCAAAAGCGGTGAACCCATCGCCAAAATCGCCGAAATCTGCGGTTTCTCCGATGAAGATATCTTTGTCGAAATCTTCGAGAAAGTGGCAGGTATGGCGCCGCAGGAATGGCGTTCGCGCAACCGGCACTGA
- a CDS encoding AraC family transcriptional regulator, with amino-acid sequence MSVNQSLTGSDIAIFRKATSGARLDQVKTAASDRGFVLGVSLAAGHTRRIFHPHQVTTHEFAENTIYIRDLAENYKADLSTPFDFLLFQISQASLTRFADDAELSGITSLSVETASKDIVLSNLARALMPALERPQEASALFVEQMTTAIGTYLVQRYGGQGKAAPVRIRTLSRVHEDLAKSILLENLEGDISIAQVAEACNLSRGYFIRAFRETTGMTPYQWLLSERINRARGLLRTSNAPLAEVAIACGFADQSHFTRVFSTIAGVTPGNWRRNS; translated from the coding sequence TTGTCGGTCAATCAATCGCTGACAGGGTCCGACATCGCGATTTTCCGCAAGGCCACGAGCGGTGCCCGGCTCGATCAGGTCAAGACAGCGGCCAGTGATCGGGGCTTTGTGCTCGGAGTCTCCCTGGCCGCAGGCCATACCCGCCGCATCTTCCACCCGCATCAGGTCACGACCCACGAATTCGCCGAGAATACGATCTATATTCGCGATCTCGCTGAAAACTACAAAGCGGATCTGAGCACGCCCTTTGATTTCCTCCTTTTCCAGATTTCGCAGGCGTCGCTCACCAGGTTTGCCGATGACGCCGAACTGAGCGGAATAACGTCGCTTTCGGTGGAAACCGCATCCAAGGACATCGTGCTTTCCAATCTTGCGCGCGCGCTGATGCCGGCGCTTGAACGGCCGCAAGAAGCCAGTGCGCTGTTCGTCGAGCAGATGACCACTGCGATCGGGACCTATCTGGTTCAACGGTATGGCGGGCAGGGAAAAGCGGCGCCGGTGCGGATCAGAACCCTCTCGCGGGTCCATGAGGATCTGGCAAAGAGCATCCTGCTTGAGAATCTGGAGGGTGACATCTCGATTGCGCAGGTTGCGGAGGCCTGCAATCTGTCACGCGGTTATTTCATCCGCGCCTTCCGGGAAACGACCGGGATGACACCGTATCAGTGGCTTTTGAGCGAACGGATCAACCGGGCCCGCGGGCTGCTGCGAACGTCCAATGCACCGCTCGCCGAGGTGGCCATTGCCTGCGGCTTTGCCGACCAAAGCCATTTTACCCGGGTATTCTCCACGATCGCCGGCGTGACGCCGGGGAATTGGCGCAGGAATTCCTGA
- a CDS encoding aspartate/glutamate racemase family protein produces the protein MRILIVNPNTTRSMTDKAAEAARAVANPGTEIVTATARMGPASIEGHYDGALALPGLLSEIAAAEGIDAAVIACFDDTGLDAARALAKFPVLGLCESALVTASFLAQRFTVVTTLERSRILLENLTRHYGFGGRARVRAADIPVLELEDVASGALGKLRRQIELALAEDSAEAIVLGCAGMADLAFALQQEYGVPVIDGVSAAVKQAEALVAQRLTTSKRGSYVTPFAKTYSGAMAEFSPGGR, from the coding sequence ATGCGCATCCTTATCGTCAATCCCAACACCACCCGATCCATGACGGACAAGGCGGCAGAGGCTGCCCGCGCGGTTGCAAACCCTGGCACCGAAATCGTCACCGCGACTGCAAGGATGGGCCCCGCTTCCATCGAAGGCCATTATGACGGCGCGCTGGCGCTGCCAGGTTTGCTCTCGGAGATCGCAGCCGCCGAAGGCATCGATGCCGCCGTCATAGCCTGCTTTGATGATACGGGGCTTGACGCTGCCCGCGCGCTGGCCAAATTTCCCGTGCTTGGCTTGTGCGAATCCGCGCTGGTGACGGCGAGTTTCCTGGCGCAGCGCTTCACCGTCGTGACGACGCTGGAACGCTCGCGCATCCTCCTGGAAAACCTGACGCGCCATTACGGCTTTGGCGGGCGGGCGCGGGTGAGGGCGGCCGACATTCCCGTGCTCGAACTGGAAGACGTCGCCTCCGGGGCACTTGGCAAGCTGCGGCGGCAGATCGAACTCGCGCTTGCCGAGGATAGCGCCGAGGCGATCGTTCTCGGTTGCGCCGGCATGGCCGATCTGGCCTTTGCGCTGCAACAGGAATACGGCGTGCCCGTCATCGACGGCGTGTCTGCAGCCGTCAAGCAGGCGGAAGCACTGGTCGCCCAGCGCCTGACCACCAGCAAGCGGGGCTCCTACGTCACGCCGTTTGCCAAGACATATTCAGGCGCGATGGCGGAGTTTTCACCTGGCGGCAGATAG
- a CDS encoding ABC transporter permease, with protein sequence MSHEKRTLEFYVLAAFFTLFVLFLYGPLSAVFILSFQGPDGGLTFPLNGVSVHWFFNLFEQQAVGDFGASFKRSFTLGLMVMIVNVAVSLLAGLAFRRKFRGSTVLFYLTVASLVVPSIIISLGIGVVFQQFGLKPAWYSSAFGAHLTWTLPFGVLIMFAVFNRFSPAYEEAARDLGASSWQTFAHVVLPMIAPSLIGVGLFGFTLSYDEFARTLMTSGTYNTLPLEIYGMTTNVTTPVLYALGTVTTLFSFSIILLALAIILGLRRRQAKVI encoded by the coding sequence ATGAGCCACGAGAAACGCACCCTTGAATTCTACGTGCTGGCCGCCTTCTTTACGCTGTTTGTGCTGTTCCTCTACGGACCGCTATCGGCCGTATTCATCCTGTCGTTCCAGGGCCCGGATGGAGGCCTGACATTTCCGCTTAACGGCGTTTCCGTGCACTGGTTCTTCAACCTGTTCGAACAGCAGGCGGTCGGCGACTTCGGCGCCTCGTTCAAACGTTCGTTCACGCTCGGGCTGATGGTGATGATCGTCAATGTCGCGGTATCGCTGCTGGCCGGTCTTGCCTTTCGGCGCAAGTTCCGGGGATCGACCGTGCTGTTTTATCTCACGGTTGCCAGCCTCGTCGTCCCGTCGATCATCATCTCGCTCGGCATCGGCGTCGTCTTCCAGCAGTTCGGCCTGAAGCCCGCCTGGTATTCCTCGGCATTCGGAGCGCATCTCACCTGGACGCTGCCGTTCGGGGTGCTGATCATGTTCGCCGTTTTCAACCGGTTTTCGCCGGCTTATGAGGAAGCCGCGCGCGATCTCGGCGCGTCGTCCTGGCAGACCTTTGCGCATGTCGTTCTGCCGATGATTGCACCGAGCCTGATCGGCGTCGGCCTGTTCGGCTTCACGCTCTCCTATGACGAATTTGCCCGCACGCTGATGACGTCGGGCACCTACAACACCTTGCCGCTGGAAATCTACGGCATGACGACCAATGTCACCACGCCGGTGCTCTATGCGCTCGGTACCGTCACCACGCTGTTCTCCTTCTCCATCATCCTCTTGGCGCTCGCGATCATTCTGGGCCTGCGCCGCCGTCAGGCGAAAGTGATCTGA